The following proteins come from a genomic window of Thermoproteus sp.:
- a CDS encoding sodium:proline symporter — protein sequence MKGLTSIELAILLAIIIVIAVAVGWYMYTTFTASTSAQAKLIISQATYAVSSSSSSGGTLTLVVSNPGPVQQITIQSIYLSGQPCGSSSNTVTVITSTGTFPVSVQCPVSATPGTTLQGYVVLSTGTTFPFTAVVTTAAQS from the coding sequence ATGAAAGGCCTAACCTCAATCGAGCTGGCGATACTGCTGGCAATAATAATAGTGATAGCGGTGGCAGTCGGCTGGTACATGTACACCACATTCACCGCCTCCACATCGGCCCAAGCCAAACTAATAATATCACAAGCCACATATGCGGTTAGTAGTAGCAGTAGTAGCGGCGGTACGCTCACGCTGGTCGTTAGTAACCCAGGCCCCGTACAACAGATAACTATTCAGTCTATATATTTATCTGGTCAACCGTGTGGATCGAGTAGCAACACTGTAACCGTTATAACGAGCACTGGCACATTTCCTGTAAGTGTTCAATGTCCCGTAAGCGCTACTCCTGGCACTACGCTACAGGGCTATGTAGTGCTTAGCACGGGTACCACCTTCCCGTTCACCGCGGTGGTAACTACTGCTGCACAATCATAA
- a CDS encoding P-II family nitrogen regulator, translating into MTLVMVRAIIREDRLAEVLKALVEAGFVGATVYTARGMGGEGGVVEVGGRHVPVLLPRAVVEVVTDEKEADRAVEAIMKSARTGAVGDGRIFVYRVDKAIRIRTSEVYT; encoded by the coding sequence ATGACGCTCGTGATGGTGAGGGCCATAATTAGGGAGGACAGACTGGCGGAGGTCCTCAAGGCTCTCGTGGAGGCGGGCTTCGTGGGCGCTACGGTCTATACGGCGAGGGGCATGGGGGGAGAGGGTGGCGTGGTGGAGGTGGGCGGGAGGCACGTGCCGGTTCTACTGCCTAGGGCCGTCGTGGAGGTGGTTACAGACGAGAAGGAGGCCGATAGGGCCGTGGAGGCCATTATGAAGAGCGCCAGGACGGGCGCCGTGGGGGACGGGAGGATTTTCGTCTATAGGGTAGATAAAGCTATAAGGATTAGGACTTCTGAGGTCTACACGTGA
- a CDS encoding MFS transporter: protein MIDKESILSKKWRYIMPVIWIAYLLAFIDRVNIGVASLTMQKDLGLTQAELGFAAGIFFIGYFILEIPGTYIVERWSARKWTARILITWGVVAALTGLYRTKSSSI from the coding sequence ATGATCGATAAAGAGTCGATATTAAGTAAAAAGTGGAGATATATAATGCCGGTTATATGGATTGCATATCTATTGGCCTTCATAGACAGAGTTAATATAGGCGTGGCGTCCCTCACGATGCAGAAGGACTTAGGCCTCACTCAAGCGGAGCTGGGCTTTGCCGCTGGCATCTTCTTCATTGGCTACTTCATATTGGAGATACCGGGGACCTACATAGTCGAGAGGTGGAGCGCGAGGAAGTGGACGGCGCGTATATTGATAACTTGGGGCGTCGTGGCGGCCCTTACGGGGCTCTACAGGACAAAGTCCAGCTCTATATAG
- a CDS encoding DUF1122 family protein has product MVPLGVDSFRPFAARARRGRFREETNFELYLGGRLVGVVKAFAGRPPYYGPWVEVFNLDPRLVGTDLERHLFCVLYRHMESGEVLYVEYIHDGETYFQLQRGVLPGRTRLGAVLEACGFEVVKDWYFPEGWLEGGPKLQAVRR; this is encoded by the coding sequence GTGGTCCCGCTCGGCGTGGATTCCTTTAGGCCTTTTGCGGCGAGGGCCAGGCGGGGGAGGTTTAGGGAGGAGACTAACTTCGAGCTTTACCTCGGCGGCAGGCTTGTGGGCGTGGTCAAGGCCTTCGCCGGGCGTCCGCCGTACTACGGGCCTTGGGTCGAGGTGTTTAACTTGGACCCGAGGCTTGTGGGGACCGACTTGGAGAGGCACCTCTTCTGCGTCCTCTATAGGCATATGGAGTCGGGTGAGGTCCTCTATGTGGAGTACATACACGATGGGGAGACCTACTTCCAGCTCCAGAGGGGCGTCCTGCCGGGCAGGACGAGGCTGGGCGCGGTCCTTGAGGCTTGCGGCTTCGAGGTGGTCAAGGACTGGTACTTCCCCGAGGGGTGGCTGGAGGGAGGGCCGAAGCTACAGGCGGTTAGGCGTTAG
- a CDS encoding PDGLE domain-containing protein: MTKRYLILLLALVLIAPIFGVWLANMVGYAEPIDHLGDALGLKDMRYQWNWTPLIDYTVPGLPDWAGYIIAGLIGVAVFAALTLLLERRRGGR, translated from the coding sequence ATGACTAAACGATATTTGATCTTGTTGTTGGCGCTCGTGTTGATCGCGCCGATATTCGGCGTGTGGCTCGCCAATATGGTCGGCTATGCGGAGCCGATAGACCACTTGGGAGACGCGTTGGGCCTAAAGGACATGAGATACCAGTGGAACTGGACTCCCCTTATAGACTACACGGTGCCGGGACTGCCGGATTGGGCCGGGTACATAATAGCTGGCCTGATCGGCGTCGCCGTATTCGCCGCCCTGACCCTACTTTTGGAGAGGAGGCGCGGGGGAAGGTGA
- a CDS encoding energy-coupling factor ABC transporter permease: MHIPDGYLDPYIAGATWAVAAIYLFFAARKTPRDLLPKISAVAGGIFVAQMLNWPIPGGTSLHFVGGAFASIYLGNPWAGSMAIAMVLAVQTLLFHDGGITTYGANLINMGIVDVWIGWALWRLFAERRPLAGAFLGGWLSLFAAGMAAGLEIGLMPTIGFPLSVTVPAMAVPHFLLGLVEGAITAALTGALRRYGLIPTRPPLARPSEAPAGRP; this comes from the coding sequence GTGCATATCCCGGACGGCTATCTGGACCCCTACATCGCAGGGGCCACCTGGGCCGTTGCGGCAATATACCTCTTTTTCGCCGCCAGGAAGACGCCTAGAGACCTCCTGCCTAAAATCTCGGCGGTCGCTGGCGGCATATTCGTGGCGCAGATGCTCAACTGGCCCATCCCCGGCGGCACTTCGCTCCACTTCGTCGGCGGTGCCTTCGCCTCGATCTACCTAGGCAACCCCTGGGCCGGCTCGATGGCAATAGCCATGGTGCTGGCTGTACAGACCCTTTTGTTCCACGACGGGGGGATTACGACCTACGGCGCCAACCTCATAAATATGGGCATTGTCGACGTCTGGATCGGCTGGGCCCTCTGGAGGCTCTTCGCCGAAAGGCGGCCTCTAGCGGGCGCCTTCCTGGGGGGATGGCTGAGCCTGTTCGCCGCAGGCATGGCCGCGGGGCTCGAGATAGGGCTCATGCCCACTATAGGCTTCCCGCTGTCGGTGACGGTGCCGGCGATGGCCGTGCCCCATTTCCTCTTGGGGCTAGTTGAAGGCGCCATCACCGCCGCATTGACAGGCGCCTTGAGGCGCTACGGCCTCATCCCCACGAGGCCGCCCCTCGCGAGGCCCTCAGAGGCCCCGGCGGGGAGGCCATGA
- a CDS encoding ADP-ribose-binding protein, whose translation MERFVVGPVSVELTMGDITELEADAIVNAANSYLEHGGGVAGAIVRKGGYIIQEESREWVRRHGPVPVGGVAVTTAGRLKAKYVIHAVGPRCGSEPIEKIGEAVRNAVLKADELGLKSVALPAISTGIFGCPYSEAARLTASAIKEVAPALKNVRRVVVCLYGEEAYRAFVQAFREVLGGR comes from the coding sequence ATGGAGAGGTTTGTAGTGGGCCCCGTCTCGGTGGAGCTGACGATGGGCGATATAACCGAGCTGGAGGCCGACGCCATAGTCAACGCGGCGAATTCCTATTTGGAGCACGGCGGGGGCGTAGCCGGGGCCATTGTGAGGAAGGGGGGCTACATAATACAGGAGGAGAGTAGGGAGTGGGTCCGCCGCCACGGGCCGGTGCCGGTGGGCGGCGTCGCGGTGACCACCGCCGGGAGGCTCAAGGCCAAGTACGTGATACACGCGGTGGGCCCTAGGTGCGGCTCGGAGCCCATAGAGAAGATAGGGGAGGCCGTTAGGAACGCGGTCCTCAAGGCCGACGAGCTTGGCCTCAAGAGCGTGGCCCTGCCGGCCATAAGCACCGGCATCTTCGGCTGTCCCTACTCCGAGGCGGCCAGACTGACGGCGTCGGCCATAAAGGAGGTCGCGCCCGCCCTCAAGAACGTGAGGAGGGTCGTGGTGTGTCTCTACGGGGAGGAGGCCTATAGGGCCTTCGTCCAGGCCTTTAGGGAGGTGTTGGGAGGCCGATAG
- a CDS encoding energy-coupling factor ABC transporter ATP-binding protein — MAVRVEDLWVELDGRPVLRGASAEFRGPSLLMGPNGSGKTVLLHTIVGILKPKRGRVETQGVLSIMFQDPEVHFVAGTVLENALLWSNGRSTEAEIKELAGGLGIADLLDSPPFLLSWGQKKLAALLCALARRPDVLLLDELPEGLSPKALKAALRVALEAAETIIMTSHQFLELGWSFYFLDGGLLYSGQEALKKAEEEGYGNCKCGL, encoded by the coding sequence ATGGCTGTTCGTGTAGAGGACCTCTGGGTGGAGCTAGACGGCAGGCCCGTCTTGAGGGGGGCCTCCGCCGAGTTCAGAGGGCCGTCTTTGCTTATGGGGCCCAACGGCTCCGGCAAGACCGTCCTCCTCCACACTATTGTGGGCATCTTGAAGCCGAAGCGGGGCCGCGTCGAGACGCAAGGCGTTTTGTCCATCATGTTCCAAGACCCCGAAGTCCACTTCGTGGCCGGCACGGTCTTGGAGAACGCCCTCCTCTGGAGCAACGGGAGGTCCACAGAGGCCGAGATAAAAGAGCTCGCCGGAGGGCTCGGCATAGCCGACCTCCTCGACAGCCCGCCCTTCCTGTTGAGCTGGGGCCAGAAGAAGCTGGCGGCCCTCCTCTGCGCCCTGGCCAGAAGGCCCGACGTCCTCCTGTTGGACGAACTCCCCGAAGGCCTCTCGCCCAAAGCCCTAAAGGCCGCCTTGAGGGTAGCCCTAGAGGCCGCCGAGACCATCATAATGACATCCCACCAGTTCTTGGAGCTAGGCTGGAGTTTCTACTTCCTAGATGGGGGACTCCTATATTCAGGCCAAGAGGCCTTGAAGAAGGCAGAGGAAGAGGGATACGGCAACTGTAAGTGCGGCCTATAG
- a CDS encoding DUF84 family protein produces the protein MIVAVASRNPNKLRAVEEAYRAFGLKALVVPAEKPPALRPQPVGIAEVVGGAVERARHAVSIVAGAEHGVGIEAGVVDAGGFKLDLTVAAIADRRGRVTLGAGPGFEVPHLFLEDVLRGAELGALAERHFGRPAVGYREGLVGQLSRGRITRLDLNLYAVAMALLPRLPYNSRLYPNI, from the coding sequence GTGATCGTGGCGGTGGCCTCTAGGAACCCCAATAAGCTCAGAGCCGTGGAGGAGGCATATAGGGCCTTTGGCCTCAAGGCCCTCGTGGTGCCCGCCGAGAAGCCCCCCGCCTTGAGGCCCCAGCCGGTCGGCATTGCCGAGGTGGTGGGGGGAGCCGTGGAGAGGGCGAGACACGCCGTCTCTATTGTGGCCGGCGCGGAGCACGGCGTCGGCATAGAGGCGGGCGTAGTGGACGCCGGAGGCTTCAAGTTGGACCTCACAGTGGCCGCAATTGCCGATAGGAGGGGCCGCGTGACCCTCGGAGCGGGGCCAGGCTTCGAGGTGCCCCATCTGTTCCTGGAGGACGTGTTGAGGGGCGCCGAGCTGGGGGCGCTGGCCGAGCGCCATTTCGGGCGGCCGGCTGTGGGCTACAGGGAGGGGCTGGTGGGCCAGCTCTCCAGGGGGAGGATAACGAGGCTCGACTTGAACCTCTACGCCGTGGCCATGGCCCTACTGCCCAGGTTGCCCTACAACTCCCGGCTCTACCCCAATATTTAA
- a CDS encoding PaREP1 family protein, which produces MDVYEIIEKPLPKPTAEEYVSARLLEALVEAALALEFLERGLVRNAAGKAFQAWRAVLAALLRLELDRLRAVAKTEEERRWLEERAVPRVPTSRMVSLSLALEQLGYVDISYITDRALNLHDYQYNGPDPDMALSKYRTRGEAAASVKSLVGTVVRYVEQLKAKAKWAEEHEKALSEVKRRLGNP; this is translated from the coding sequence ATGGACGTGTACGAAATTATCGAGAAGCCGCTCCCAAAGCCCACGGCGGAGGAATACGTCTCGGCGAGGTTGCTGGAGGCACTTGTCGAGGCCGCCCTCGCCCTTGAGTTTCTCGAGAGGGGGCTAGTGAGGAACGCCGCCGGTAAGGCCTTTCAGGCTTGGCGCGCAGTGCTGGCGGCCCTCCTTAGGCTGGAGCTCGACAGGCTCAGGGCTGTCGCGAAGACAGAAGAGGAGAGGCGTTGGCTCGAGGAGAGGGCAGTCCCTAGGGTGCCGACGAGCAGAATGGTTTCCCTATCGTTGGCGCTAGAGCAGTTGGGCTATGTCGATATTTCATACATCACGGACCGAGCCCTGAACCTACACGACTATCAATACAATGGGCCGGATCCGGATATGGCCCTTTCGAAATATAGGACTAGGGGCGAGGCGGCCGCGAGCGTCAAAAGCCTTGTGGGGACGGTCGTGAGGTACGTCGAACAGCTAAAGGCCAAGGCCAAGTGGGCAGAGGAGCACGAAAAGGCGCTAAGTGAAGTCAAGAGGAGGCTCGGCAACCCATGA
- a CDS encoding ammonium transporter, whose amino-acid sequence MQVDQTATIWTAVGGVLVFLMIPAIGMLEAGFVRRVNAISALSKGLLAFAVFLPIWFAVFPLYFGGVLVDGFYPTGADAGIPWPVYAFFLGVFGAVTLALIAVGAPERLKFGGWVLFSIFFSAVQWPLVASWIWGGGFLARLGSITGWAPGLGVRDFAGGTVVHAYAGLAGLMATLVLGPSLRRRAGDGVQKAFAYKESLEYKYSELPYGLVGTALLYFGWFGFNAGSALAPNVQMAYALVNTAVAGSLAGALSVALSKLFDGVWSPVALVGGLLGGLVAITPLAGFIDVPFSFLVGALAALTTYFGTKFVERYYSVDDPVGSLPVHGFNGVLGSALVSVLAYPPLAGAAGLIYGGSPGWVATQLLGMAVALGFVSATTYGFFKALTALGLRASLEEELVGLDVVDHGVERI is encoded by the coding sequence ATGCAGGTGGACCAGACCGCAACAATATGGACGGCGGTGGGCGGTGTGCTGGTGTTCTTGATGATTCCGGCTATAGGGATGTTGGAGGCGGGCTTTGTGAGGAGAGTCAACGCCATAAGTGCGCTTAGCAAGGGCCTTCTGGCCTTCGCTGTGTTCCTCCCCATATGGTTCGCCGTATTTCCGCTCTACTTCGGTGGCGTGTTGGTGGACGGGTTCTACCCCACCGGCGCCGACGCGGGGATTCCGTGGCCTGTCTACGCCTTCTTCCTGGGCGTCTTCGGCGCTGTGACTCTGGCGCTGATTGCGGTGGGGGCGCCCGAGAGGTTGAAGTTTGGGGGATGGGTCCTCTTCTCTATATTCTTCTCGGCGGTCCAGTGGCCCCTAGTGGCCAGCTGGATATGGGGCGGGGGCTTCCTTGCCCGTCTCGGCTCCATTACGGGCTGGGCGCCGGGCCTCGGCGTTAGGGACTTCGCGGGGGGCACTGTGGTCCACGCCTACGCCGGCCTGGCCGGCCTCATGGCCACTCTGGTCTTGGGGCCTTCTCTGAGGAGGAGGGCGGGCGACGGCGTGCAGAAGGCCTTCGCCTATAAGGAGTCTCTGGAGTATAAGTACTCGGAGCTCCCCTACGGCCTGGTGGGCACGGCCCTTCTGTATTTCGGCTGGTTTGGCTTTAACGCCGGCTCTGCCTTGGCCCCCAACGTCCAGATGGCCTATGCCCTAGTCAACACCGCCGTGGCGGGCTCTCTGGCGGGTGCTCTCTCGGTGGCTCTCTCTAAGCTGTTCGACGGCGTTTGGAGCCCGGTGGCTCTCGTGGGGGGCCTCCTTGGGGGCCTTGTGGCCATAACTCCGCTGGCGGGCTTCATAGACGTGCCTTTTTCCTTCCTCGTGGGGGCCTTGGCAGCCTTGACGACCTACTTCGGGACTAAGTTCGTGGAGAGGTACTACTCCGTCGACGACCCCGTCGGCTCTCTGCCGGTCCACGGATTCAATGGGGTTTTGGGCTCGGCGCTGGTGTCCGTGTTGGCCTACCCGCCGCTGGCCGGCGCGGCCGGTCTCATATACGGCGGTAGCCCCGGCTGGGTCGCGACACAGCTTTTGGGCATGGCTGTGGCGTTGGGCTTCGTGTCGGCTACTACCTACGGCTTCTTCAAGGCGCTGACGGCTCTCGGTCTCCGCGCCTCCCTCGAGGAGGAGCTGGTGGGTCTCGACGTGGTGGACCACGGCGTTGAGAGGATATGA
- a CDS encoding ATP-binding protein → MKRVKVQFARREVEFVDREAAIKQFEKLAEEGTWWPIVVYGPEGCGKSALLRQGMEVLKEHGYSVTYVSPLVDKERDRLLYTEDLVEAVKEVLGEIVSRFPDPFNNARVLIDIAVETLYRIVERGKNRKIAVLADDVFQAIGLDKAELLVKQFLNMIEYPSVRYDKIVIVVASSEGVTWERVGRHRWADIVSMWNMSRDGFRQLYDLLPEPKPPFEEVWRWTGGNPEALERLYLVDWKVDDVVNAFIRSRGLVDKAAELSDVEREVLREALDDPDALFHNIRRAPDLRKKLIEWNLIAFVYDKSSRFWVDAPPPEKDPELGIGKYYAWQTPLHREAVRRALETSR, encoded by the coding sequence ATGAAGAGAGTGAAGGTTCAATTCGCCAGGCGGGAGGTCGAGTTCGTAGACCGCGAAGCGGCCATCAAGCAGTTCGAAAAACTTGCCGAAGAGGGGACGTGGTGGCCCATCGTGGTCTATGGGCCTGAGGGATGCGGCAAGTCTGCTCTTTTGAGACAGGGAATGGAAGTATTGAAAGAGCATGGCTACTCCGTTACTTACGTCAGTCCTCTTGTGGATAAGGAGCGCGACCGCCTGCTGTACACAGAGGATTTGGTAGAGGCCGTCAAGGAGGTGTTGGGCGAGATCGTGAGCAGATTTCCGGATCCCTTCAACAACGCTCGCGTGTTGATAGACATAGCCGTGGAGACCCTCTATCGTATCGTCGAGAGGGGCAAGAATAGAAAAATCGCAGTGCTGGCAGACGACGTATTTCAGGCAATCGGCCTCGACAAGGCAGAGCTCCTCGTAAAGCAGTTTTTGAATATGATAGAGTATCCCTCCGTGAGGTACGACAAGATTGTCATCGTGGTGGCGTCAAGCGAGGGGGTTACTTGGGAGAGAGTTGGTCGGCATAGGTGGGCCGACATTGTGAGCATGTGGAATATGTCGCGTGACGGCTTCCGCCAGCTCTACGACTTGTTGCCGGAGCCGAAGCCTCCCTTCGAGGAGGTTTGGAGGTGGACCGGCGGGAATCCGGAGGCTTTGGAGAGGCTGTACCTCGTCGATTGGAAGGTAGATGACGTGGTGAACGCGTTTATTAGATCCCGCGGCTTGGTGGATAAGGCGGCTGAGCTCAGCGATGTGGAGAGGGAGGTGTTGAGGGAGGCTCTTGACGACCCGGACGCCCTCTTCCACAACATTAGGAGGGCGCCGGACCTTAGGAAGAAGTTGATTGAGTGGAACCTCATCGCTTTTGTCTACGATAAGAGCTCGCGCTTCTGGGTCGATGCGCCTCCGCCGGAGAAAGATCCCGAGTTGGGGATTGGGAAGTACTACGCCTGGCAGACGCCACTCCATAGGGAGGCCGTCAGGAGGGCCTTGGAGACGTCTAGGTGA
- a CDS encoding RNA repair domain-containing protein, whose translation MNPIRSLLNKLKWTGARGYIVYVNRGSPGDLAEISTDELEEVGHDGFTTKSGAYIPYHRVVEVRDEAGAVLLRRRGPRPRG comes from the coding sequence GTGAATCCCATCAGGAGCCTTCTGAACAAGCTCAAGTGGACCGGCGCGAGGGGCTATATCGTCTACGTCAATAGGGGCTCTCCCGGCGACCTCGCCGAGATATCTACCGACGAGCTGGAGGAAGTTGGGCACGACGGCTTTACGACCAAATCGGGGGCCTACATACCCTACCATAGAGTCGTCGAGGTGAGGGACGAGGCTGGCGCCGTCCTCTTGAGGCGGAGGGGCCCCCGGCCGCGGGGCTAG
- a CDS encoding NAD+ synthase — protein MITLSDVANAVNYPEAEREIEEFLSSYVLKAGAKGVVVGLSGGVDSSVTASLAARALGPERVMALILPSKATPQSDVDDAVRLARSLGVRYRVVEVDPVLKAYEQILPEYDGGDLIARGNLTARIRMAALYYYANRLDYLVAGTGDKSELMLGYFTKYGDGGVDLLPIGDLYKTQVRMMAKHLGIPDEIALKPSSPRLWVGQTAEGELGVKYSDIDLVLYARELGIPPDAIPANTGVPPDVVKKVLARVEENEHKRRPPPVAKLLKGRRTTAGPSIYTSRRL, from the coding sequence GTGATTACTCTCTCGGACGTGGCCAACGCGGTCAACTACCCGGAGGCAGAGAGGGAGATAGAGGAGTTCCTCTCTTCCTATGTCCTCAAGGCGGGGGCCAAGGGGGTCGTGGTGGGCCTCAGCGGCGGGGTCGACTCGAGCGTGACGGCCTCGCTCGCGGCGAGGGCGTTGGGCCCCGAGAGGGTCATGGCGCTTATACTTCCGAGCAAGGCCACGCCTCAATCGGATGTGGACGATGCGGTGAGGCTGGCGAGGAGCCTCGGCGTGAGGTACCGCGTGGTGGAGGTGGACCCGGTCTTGAAGGCCTACGAGCAGATCCTTCCGGAATACGACGGGGGCGACCTAATAGCTAGGGGCAACCTCACGGCGAGGATCAGAATGGCGGCCCTCTACTACTACGCCAATAGGCTCGACTACCTGGTGGCGGGCACCGGCGACAAGAGCGAGTTGATGTTGGGCTACTTCACGAAGTACGGCGACGGCGGGGTGGACCTACTGCCCATAGGCGACCTCTACAAGACCCAAGTGAGGATGATGGCGAAACATCTCGGCATCCCCGACGAAATCGCCCTAAAGCCCTCCAGCCCCAGGCTCTGGGTCGGGCAGACGGCCGAGGGCGAGCTGGGGGTCAAATACAGCGATATAGACCTAGTCCTCTACGCCCGCGAGCTTGGCATCCCCCCAGACGCGATACCGGCCAACACCGGCGTGCCGCCCGACGTAGTCAAGAAGGTGCTGGCGAGAGTCGAGGAGAACGAACACAAGAGGAGGCCGCCCCCCGTCGCCAAGCTCCTCAAGGGGAGGAGGACCACCGCCGGGCCTAGTATCTATACGTCAAGACGCCTTTAG
- a CDS encoding THUMP domain-containing protein, whose translation MQYLITTVPGLEDFVVEELAERLPVAKARAQYLTGRVVAEVDAEPPALFGLKTAERFGIFLGDGSAGALREVVEVVRAALPAAERYLSPSTTVGVRCERVGEHAFTSQDVEREAGRLFKERGYVISLVEPDVEVNVDVVGSYVAVWVTVARRSLKDRPWRAYEHYAGLNPIIAQAMVRLAGPRPGEVLCDLTCGGGTIVAEAAEAAPQARYICVDIELRHVRGALANTRRFPQVDVLWFDSTKLHRLLRPICDKYVFNPPYGFRMPGRIGRLYGLLGAAMRRLARGSCAKYVAITPRHKTFKSQVGGEVLLERTIYQGGLYSHIIVGEVCRG comes from the coding sequence GTGCAGTATTTAATCACCACAGTGCCGGGACTTGAGGACTTCGTCGTAGAGGAGCTGGCCGAGCGTCTGCCAGTCGCGAAGGCCCGTGCGCAGTACCTGACGGGGCGGGTCGTGGCCGAGGTGGACGCAGAGCCCCCAGCACTCTTCGGGCTGAAGACCGCCGAGAGGTTCGGGATCTTCCTCGGCGACGGTTCGGCGGGGGCCTTAAGGGAGGTGGTGGAGGTGGTCCGGGCGGCGTTGCCTGCGGCCGAGAGGTACCTATCGCCCAGCACGACCGTCGGCGTGAGGTGCGAGAGGGTCGGCGAGCACGCCTTCACTTCGCAAGACGTGGAGCGGGAGGCGGGGAGACTCTTCAAGGAGAGGGGCTACGTCATAAGCCTCGTGGAGCCCGACGTGGAGGTCAACGTGGACGTGGTGGGAAGCTACGTGGCGGTCTGGGTAACGGTGGCCAGGAGGAGCCTTAAGGACAGGCCCTGGAGGGCCTACGAGCACTACGCCGGCCTCAACCCCATAATAGCCCAGGCGATGGTCAGACTGGCGGGGCCCAGGCCCGGCGAGGTCCTCTGCGACTTGACCTGCGGGGGAGGCACCATAGTTGCCGAGGCCGCCGAGGCCGCGCCCCAGGCCCGCTACATATGTGTCGACATAGAGCTGAGGCACGTGAGGGGCGCCCTGGCCAACACGAGGCGGTTTCCCCAAGTCGACGTTCTCTGGTTCGACTCCACGAAGTTGCACCGCCTCTTGAGGCCTATATGCGACAAATACGTCTTCAACCCCCCATACGGCTTCAGGATGCCGGGCCGTATAGGGAGGCTCTACGGCCTGTTGGGCGCCGCCATGAGGAGGCTCGCCAGAGGTAGCTGCGCCAAATATGTCGCCATCACGCCGCGCCACAAGACCTTCAAGAGCCAAGTGGGGGGAGAGGTATTGCTCGAGAGGACTATCTACCAGGGGGGCCTCTACAGCCACATAATTGTGGGGGAGGTCTGTAGGGGCTAG
- a CDS encoding RAD55 family ATPase gives MDFSGFTAIYGGPGTGKTALAASIAHRRLADGQRVLWVTFYEDKQTLIDSMAKLGYDLNGADIWEAVLADPTSTFNQISHLVSHSPPNLFVLDSISQLQMPDVRQNLTNLFYRAFKFAGIDAIVISEEPPGPLAHIADNLIRLSLEFTERGVPVRRMYVQKARGRPAGYVREFEMVEGVGIVFLDELAPRPRGASALQMGVSKLDEFVAGAKSALVVGDSSADLLAAEWAASLARSGRKVLFRTYRGQAPPAVKSADVAVDFLSADPARYGVHIYDLVRRVDEVGADVVFYEGVEVEALAYGRRLAYELNAKKLSALRKAGVALVLVGARSYGLESLVDVRAVARRSAVVFIRPFAPPISCKLSGGVPTC, from the coding sequence GTGGATTTTAGCGGCTTTACTGCGATATATGGGGGGCCTGGGACGGGCAAGACCGCGCTCGCCGCGTCTATAGCGCATAGGCGCCTTGCCGATGGCCAGAGGGTCCTCTGGGTCACTTTTTACGAGGATAAACAGACACTTATCGACTCTATGGCGAAACTGGGCTACGACCTGAACGGCGCGGACATATGGGAGGCCGTCTTGGCGGACCCCACATCTACCTTCAACCAGATTTCGCATTTGGTCTCCCACAGCCCGCCTAACCTCTTTGTTTTGGACTCGATCTCCCAGCTCCAGATGCCCGACGTGAGGCAGAACCTCACGAACCTCTTCTATAGGGCCTTTAAGTTCGCCGGGATAGACGCCATTGTGATTTCCGAAGAGCCGCCGGGGCCTCTGGCCCATATAGCCGACAATCTGATTAGGCTGTCTCTTGAGTTCACCGAGAGGGGGGTCCCCGTCAGGAGGATGTATGTACAGAAGGCGAGGGGCCGCCCTGCGGGGTACGTGAGAGAGTTCGAAATGGTCGAGGGGGTCGGGATAGTCTTTCTGGATGAGCTGGCGCCGAGGCCTAGGGGCGCCTCTGCCCTCCAGATGGGCGTCTCGAAGCTGGACGAATTCGTGGCCGGCGCCAAGTCGGCCTTGGTTGTGGGCGACTCCTCGGCTGACCTCCTCGCGGCCGAATGGGCCGCCTCGCTGGCTAGGTCGGGGAGGAAGGTCCTCTTTAGGACCTATAGGGGCCAGGCCCCTCCGGCCGTCAAGTCGGCCGACGTCGCCGTGGACTTCCTCTCGGCCGACCCTGCGCGCTACGGCGTCCATATATACGACCTCGTGAGGAGGGTCGACGAGGTCGGCGCCGATGTGGTGTTCTACGAGGGCGTGGAGGTGGAGGCTCTGGCCTACGGCAGGCGCCTCGCCTACGAGCTGAACGCGAAGAAGCTCTCGGCGCTCCGGAAGGCCGGAGTGGCGTTGGTGCTGGTGGGCGCCCGGAGCTACGGCTTGGAGTCCCTAGTGGACGTGAGGGCCGTCGCGAGGAGGAGCGCGGTTGTATTCATAAGGCCCTTCGCGCCGCCCATATCCTGTAAGCTGTCCGGCGGCGTCCCCACCTGCTGA